In the [Clostridium] colinum genome, one interval contains:
- a CDS encoding Hsp70 family protein encodes MGTLGLDLERGLFLGIDFGTTNSVVSIFDFKDGEVQTIPIDGSNIFPTAIQFETDIEDENKLSKIFGVQAKEAAMIYPQSTILSIKRFLGTDENIVVNVDDKEFVFKPEQIAGEIMGYLKRMADEYAREKLNISGEFSGCVITVPANSTDKQKKMTKEAAILAGFDEDSVYLRLEPAAAAISYAVNERKDKKVLVYDFGGGTFDACILEIKLDENKEPNISILSTYGDNNLGGNDVDKILIDMIYEEFKKLTDNEIDLFDENIDDGVSKRQKKVALVRLAQMANQAKERLSQAKSTKIVLAPFIQEPKIVNINMEITRDDFLNHKRVNKLNDSDEIFEKFQGKSVIDMINQTILCVDKSLETAKIKTEDIDEIFLVGGSSSMPIVSEKIKEKFNKEPFKSKISPALSISQGAAHYCNMIMMPTVKGPVVHEKTIHPIGLEIAGRRFMEIVKAGMDIPKDSLVVEAPEPLITNFDNVSSMAIVVYENTIPDDTKGNTFVTNDGMKRLAGTSLRGIPQGPKGKEKVKVIFSVSPDNMLKVTAKSMSDGGIVTELSVDELY; translated from the coding sequence ATGGGAACATTAGGTCTTGATTTAGAAAGAGGATTATTTTTGGGGATAGATTTTGGTACAACAAATTCGGTTGTTAGTATATTTGATTTTAAAGACGGTGAAGTTCAAACAATACCTATTGATGGTAGTAATATTTTTCCAACTGCTATCCAGTTTGAAACAGATATAGAAGATGAAAACAAATTATCTAAAATATTTGGAGTACAGGCTAAAGAGGCGGCTATGATATACCCTCAAAGTACTATTTTATCTATAAAAAGATTTTTAGGTACAGATGAAAACATTGTAGTTAATGTAGATGATAAAGAGTTTGTGTTTAAGCCAGAACAAATAGCAGGAGAGATAATGGGATATCTTAAAAGAATGGCAGATGAATATGCTAGAGAAAAGCTTAATATATCTGGCGAATTTTCAGGTTGTGTAATAACAGTTCCGGCTAACTCTACAGATAAACAAAAGAAAATGACAAAAGAGGCAGCTATACTAGCAGGCTTTGATGAAGATAGTGTATATTTAAGACTAGAGCCAGCAGCCGCTGCAATAAGCTATGCAGTAAATGAAAGAAAAGATAAAAAAGTGTTAGTTTATGACTTTGGCGGTGGAACATTTGATGCTTGTATATTAGAAATAAAATTAGATGAAAATAAAGAACCAAATATATCTATTTTAAGCACTTATGGAGATAATAATTTAGGTGGGAATGATGTTGATAAAATATTAATAGATATGATATATGAAGAGTTTAAAAAATTGACAGACAATGAAATAGATTTATTTGATGAAAATATAGATGATGGTGTTTCTAAAAGGCAAAAAAAGGTAGCTTTAGTTCGTTTAGCACAAATGGCAAACCAAGCAAAAGAAAGACTTTCACAAGCAAAATCTACAAAAATAGTATTAGCACCATTTATACAAGAACCTAAAATAGTTAATATCAATATGGAAATAACAAGAGATGACTTTTTAAATCATAAGAGAGTAAATAAACTTAACGATAGTGATGAAATATTTGAAAAATTTCAAGGAAAGTCTGTTATAGATATGATTAACCAAACTATTTTATGTGTTGATAAATCTTTAGAAACGGCTAAAATAAAAACTGAAGATATAGATGAAATATTTTTAGTAGGGGGTAGTTCATCTATGCCTATTGTAAGTGAAAAAATAAAAGAAAAATTTAATAAAGAACCTTTCAAATCTAAAATAAGTCCAGCACTTAGTATATCTCAAGGAGCAGCACATTATTGTAATATGATTATGATGCCAACAGTAAAAGGTCCTGTTGTTCACGAAAAAACTATTCACCCAATAGGGTTAGAAATAGCAGGTAGAAGGTTTATGGAGATTGTAAAAGCAGGTATGGATATACCAAAAGATAGCCTTGTAGTAGAAGCTCCAGAACCATTAATAACTAATTTTGACAATGTTAGCAGTATGGCTATTGTTGTTTATGAAAACACTATACCAGATGATACAAAAGGAAATACTTTTGTTACTAATGATGGTATGAAAAGGCTTGCTGGAACTTCTTTAAGAGGGATACCACAAGGACCAAAAGGAAAAGAAAAAGTAAAAGTAATATTTAGTGTTAGCCCAGATAATATGCTTAAAGTTACAGCTAAAAGTATGAGTGATGGTGGAATTGTTACAGAACTTTCAGTTGATGAGCTATACTAA
- a CDS encoding DUF5717 family protein has product MQFLEKNINNIEKQYNNKKNKKRLIFLLNTYYLGFLTMDKITYLNKAYNYCAEYLNKNKSDIDILLAILFFSINIKDKEKIDYFNSNISKYKKYLRNNDEEKYEFYLFLQGLIRANKGAIRSTNKYIKYLQNIESDKSKLYIIFLKIIIDDVDRNIMEYIKNINDNSFYKNIILYNILEKKQKFINIDKGIFKNYIKWSLYNGINIEKTIIRYENSIMFNYSENTFNKKLYFNYNLDFILIKICEVYLQNNIHNKYSYFFFKEAINRQLSMDKLNNNYIKACYKNNMEDIGLYPIRQFLKEKNKDIDLMLFIYYIILNDKKYNSLVLENKNKILQYSAYFLEKGCTGKYYYTLYKYLLDFVKEDSLEEKKIMDILYPNNFLYEIFIEDNKAKVILIKDYEIDSITEYRINNNKAIITASSTNFYYYVFTEEKKDLLDCKVKIKRVVERVNGKYFNRFYQKGYRDKFTLINTVRYFLECDDLDSSKIEILQEALNLNISIHFKMKILLNIGNINFYNENYEIATSYYKKVLEKYINDKYLDNILKSYIICKEYEKSIEIIKKKAHILSDDVLFYAIKNISEDEKYDKDIAVFAYELLLRSKVDNIFIEIVLKNYKGSLKEWIELRKSLETIGILKKEIDEHILKITIYTHSINSYSEKIFLKLYQEDVDSSIIEYFLNYCMYEAFNGDYIFSDDVLYIMEYIFKETNYNILGYALAHIYLKGNYNLENKNNILNQIIKNMEKEQIGFKIFENNKDKFKDFSYLYKNKPFIYNTVPNREVYLHYKNINQDKFLSIKMKYFKFGIYIVTLPIFYGEDIEYYFVENIENGSIATKSFFTTNNKNIIFDIDDIYFKINNAFINIYEGKYNQVHNSIEQLILKDYNLKGKIL; this is encoded by the coding sequence ATGCAATTTTTAGAAAAAAATATTAATAATATAGAAAAGCAATATAATAATAAAAAAAATAAAAAAAGACTTATATTCCTTTTAAACACATATTATTTAGGATTTTTAACTATGGATAAAATTACTTATTTAAACAAAGCCTATAATTATTGTGCAGAATATTTAAACAAAAATAAGTCGGATATAGATATTTTGCTTGCAATATTGTTTTTTAGTATAAATATTAAAGATAAAGAAAAAATAGATTATTTTAATAGTAATATTTCTAAATATAAAAAATATTTAAGAAATAATGATGAAGAAAAATATGAATTTTATTTATTTTTGCAAGGGTTAATAAGAGCTAATAAAGGAGCTATTAGGTCTACTAATAAGTATATAAAATATTTACAAAATATAGAAAGTGATAAATCAAAATTATATATAATATTTTTAAAAATAATAATAGATGATGTTGATAGAAATATTATGGAATATATAAAAAATATAAATGATAATAGTTTTTATAAAAATATAATTTTGTATAATATTTTAGAAAAAAAGCAAAAATTTATAAATATAGATAAAGGAATATTTAAAAATTATATAAAATGGTCTTTATACAATGGAATAAATATAGAGAAAACAATAATTAGATACGAAAATAGTATAATGTTTAATTATAGTGAAAATACATTTAATAAAAAACTATATTTTAATTATAATTTAGATTTTATTTTAATAAAAATTTGCGAGGTATATCTTCAAAATAATATACATAATAAATATAGTTATTTTTTCTTTAAAGAAGCTATAAATAGGCAATTATCTATGGATAAATTAAATAATAATTATATAAAAGCTTGTTATAAAAATAATATGGAAGATATAGGGCTTTATCCTATAAGGCAATTTTTAAAAGAAAAAAATAAAGACATAGATTTAATGTTATTTATATATTATATTATTCTAAATGATAAAAAATACAATAGTTTAGTTTTGGAAAATAAAAATAAAATATTACAATATTCAGCTTATTTTTTAGAAAAAGGTTGCACAGGTAAATATTATTATACACTTTATAAATATTTATTAGATTTTGTAAAAGAAGATAGCTTAGAAGAAAAGAAAATAATGGATATTTTATATCCTAATAATTTTTTATATGAAATATTTATAGAAGATAATAAAGCTAAAGTTATCCTTATAAAAGATTATGAAATAGATAGTATTACAGAATACAGGATAAATAATAATAAGGCTATTATAACAGCAAGCTCAACAAATTTTTATTATTATGTATTTACTGAAGAAAAAAAAGATTTATTAGACTGTAAAGTAAAAATTAAAAGAGTTGTAGAAAGAGTTAATGGTAAATATTTTAATAGATTTTATCAAAAAGGTTATAGAGATAAATTTACACTAATAAATACAGTAAGATATTTTTTAGAATGTGATGATTTAGATAGTAGCAAAATAGAAATTTTACAAGAAGCATTAAATTTAAACATATCAATACATTTTAAAATGAAAATATTATTAAATATTGGTAACATTAATTTTTATAATGAAAACTATGAAATAGCAACAAGTTATTATAAAAAAGTTTTAGAAAAATATATAAACGATAAATATTTAGATAATATTCTAAAATCTTATATTATTTGTAAAGAATATGAAAAATCTATTGAAATTATTAAAAAGAAAGCTCATATTTTAAGTGATGATGTGTTATTTTATGCTATAAAAAATATAAGTGAAGATGAAAAATATGATAAAGATATAGCGGTATTTGCATATGAGCTTTTACTTCGTTCAAAGGTTGATAATATTTTTATAGAAATAGTTTTAAAAAATTATAAAGGTAGTCTTAAAGAATGGATTGAGCTTAGAAAATCTTTAGAAACAATAGGTATTTTGAAAAAAGAGATAGATGAGCATATATTAAAAATAACAATATATACACATAGTATAAATAGTTATAGTGAAAAAATATTTTTAAAATTATATCAAGAAGATGTAGACAGTAGTATTATAGAATATTTTTTAAATTATTGTATGTATGAGGCCTTTAATGGTGATTATATATTTAGTGATGATGTTTTATACATTATGGAATATATATTTAAAGAAACTAACTATAACATATTAGGATATGCTTTGGCACATATATATTTAAAAGGAAATTATAATTTAGAAAATAAAAATAATATATTAAATCAAATTATAAAAAATATGGAAAAGGAGCAAATAGGATTTAAAATATTTGAAAATAATAAAGACAAATTTAAAGATTTCTCGTATTTATATAAAAATAAACCTTTTATTTACAATACTGTACCTAATAGGGAGGTTTATTTACATTATAAAAATATAAACCAAGATAAATTTTTATCTATAAAAATGAAATATTTTAAATTTGGAATATATATTGTAACTTTACCTATTTTTTATGGCGAAGATATAGAATATTATTTTGTAGAAAATATAGAAAATGGTAGTATCGCTACTAAAAGTTTTTTTACAACTAACAATAAAAATATAATATTTGATATAGATGATATATATTTTAAAATAAATAATGCTTTTATAAATATTTATGAAGGAAAATATAATCAAGTGCATAATTCGATAGAACAACTTATTTTAAAAGATTATAACTTAAAAGGAAAAATATTATAA
- a CDS encoding DUF5717 family protein: MDLKEFLEYPLPNIQIDIDKIAINMNEKNSGTINIKNIGGGTLSGNIISNTDCIILDKEEFYGNDINIEYRVVPSIYSSGDFIKSEITIISNGGQIYIPVFINILNFDYLECGKNKIYTIKDFYQYYLKNYIDAIRIFYSYEFVLWLKNIKYKHIDVVEEILKDANKQRALDNFFILTKMKERAYIQIMQKNFKYKYFTTRLDTEIIGIIPIKLIGTGYFEEDIILEEDINFIKISKSKITNKDFDENGIYNLEFKILKNKIDSFFEKRKILFNKTNQSVTIELNRKNPVEILLERKYFTITDKGILKILNNTEEDIIVEIIPNDTFIHFEGKKYLVSKYAEIGFDVRLTGFLKAQMDFTKKPNLESEIFIKVIFGDNIYKIQKIIYIGNSLI; this comes from the coding sequence ATGGATTTAAAAGAATTTTTAGAATATCCTTTACCTAATATACAAATAGATATAGATAAAATAGCTATAAATATGAATGAAAAAAATAGCGGGACTATAAATATCAAAAATATTGGGGGAGGTACATTATCAGGTAATATAATATCAAATACAGACTGTATAATACTAGATAAAGAAGAATTTTATGGTAATGATATAAACATAGAATATCGAGTGGTACCTTCAATATATTCTAGTGGGGACTTTATAAAAAGTGAAATAACTATAATATCTAATGGAGGTCAAATTTATATTCCTGTTTTTATTAATATTTTAAATTTTGATTATTTAGAATGTGGTAAAAATAAGATATATACAATAAAAGATTTTTATCAGTATTATTTAAAAAATTATATTGATGCAATAAGAATTTTTTATTCTTATGAGTTTGTATTATGGTTAAAAAATATAAAATATAAACATATAGACGTAGTAGAAGAAATACTAAAAGATGCCAATAAACAAAGGGCTTTAGATAACTTTTTTATTCTAACAAAAATGAAAGAAAGAGCATATATACAAATAATGCAAAAAAATTTTAAATACAAATATTTTACCACAAGATTGGATACAGAGATAATAGGGATTATACCTATAAAGCTTATAGGTACAGGATATTTTGAAGAAGATATTATATTAGAAGAAGATATAAATTTTATAAAAATATCTAAAAGTAAAATTACTAATAAAGATTTTGATGAAAATGGAATATATAATTTAGAATTTAAAATTTTAAAAAATAAAATAGATAGTTTTTTTGAAAAAAGAAAAATATTATTTAATAAAACAAATCAGAGTGTAACAATAGAGCTTAACAGAAAAAATCCAGTTGAAATATTATTGGAGCGAAAATATTTTACAATAACGGATAAAGGAATATTAAAAATATTAAATAATACAGAGGAAGACATAATAGTAGAAATTATACCTAATGATACTTTTATACATTTTGAAGGTAAAAAGTATCTTGTATCAAAATATGCAGAAATTGGATTTGACGTAAGATTAACAGGATTTTTAAAGGCACAGATGGATTTTACTAAAAAGCCTAACTTAGAAAGTGAAATATTTATAAAAGTTATTTTTGGAGATAATATATATAAAATACAAAAAATTATATATATTGGCAATAGTTTAATATAG
- a CDS encoding pyridoxal phosphate-dependent aminotransferase: MLNHGGDLDMINQKYNIPKNSIIDFSGNINPLGMSNKIKNTISSNIDVITTYPDKNYSTLKKSISNYCNCSENSIIVGNGATEIISLFIKNLSPKNAIIVSPSYSEYERELKNNNCNIHFFHLKEEDNFILNIQNLLNIINDKIDLVILCNPNNPTGTALNNDQIKLLLEKCKFLMIDETYAEFSSESENICATSLVDYYDNLFIIRGTSKFFAIPGIRLGYGICKNKDILHKINKYKDPWSVNSIANLIGITIFNDIEYIKATKNLISTQKKYIFKELSNINNLKFYDSKSNFILCKILNKKTTSTNLFEILIKENILIRDAKNFTFLDDSFFRFCILSEENNKRLINKLKNILL, from the coding sequence ATGCTTAATCATGGTGGAGATTTAGATATGATAAATCAAAAATATAACATACCTAAAAATTCTATTATAGATTTTAGTGGAAATATAAACCCTTTAGGTATGTCTAATAAAATAAAAAATACTATAAGTAGTAATATTGATGTTATAACGACTTATCCAGATAAAAACTACTCTACTTTAAAAAAATCTATATCTAATTATTGCAATTGTAGTGAAAATAGTATAATTGTTGGTAATGGAGCTACTGAAATTATTTCTTTGTTTATAAAAAATTTATCTCCTAAAAATGCTATTATTGTTTCTCCTTCTTATTCTGAGTATGAACGAGAATTAAAAAATAATAACTGTAATATACATTTTTTTCATTTAAAAGAAGAAGATAATTTTATACTAAACATACAAAATCTTTTAAATATTATTAACGATAAAATAGATTTAGTTATTTTATGTAACCCTAATAATCCAACAGGTACTGCTCTAAATAATGACCAAATTAAACTTTTATTAGAAAAATGCAAATTCTTAATGATAGATGAAACATATGCTGAGTTTTCTAGTGAAAGTGAAAATATATGTGCTACCTCTCTTGTAGACTATTATGACAATTTATTTATTATAAGAGGTACTTCAAAATTTTTTGCTATACCTGGTATAAGGCTTGGTTATGGTATTTGTAAAAATAAAGATATTTTACATAAAATAAATAAATACAAAGACCCTTGGAGCGTTAATTCTATTGCAAATTTAATTGGTATAACTATATTTAATGATATAGAATATATTAAAGCCACCAAAAATTTAATATCTACACAAAAAAAATATATATTTAAAGAACTTTCTAACATTAATAATTTAAAATTTTATGATAGTAAATCTAACTTTATATTATGCAAAATTTTAAACAAAAAAACTACTTCAACAAACCTTTTTGAAATACTTATAAAAGAAAATATACTAATAAGAGATGCTAAAAATTTTACTTTTTTAGATGATAGTTTTTTTAGATTTTGTATCCTTTCTGAAGAAAACAACAAACGATTAATAAATAAACTAAAAAATATTTTACTATAA